The genomic interval CAAATAAAAATGTTTGATAAGAATTATTTTTATGAATTACTTCAAGAAGAACAAAAAAAGCAAGAAAAACATGATTTATATCATATGAAGATGCTTCGTTTAAGTGAAGTAATTATTCAAAAAAAAGAGGAGATATTAGAACTAAAGAAAAATCTAGAAGATTATAAACTGAAGTTAAAGGTGTTTGAAAGGAGTAATAATAATTTAACAAAAGTAAGTGATTTATTAAAAAAAGATAATGGGAACTTAAAGAATAAATTAGATAAAATACAAAAAGATTATAAAGCAATAAAAAAAGAATTAAAGGAGATTCAGGAAATTAATAAATGCTTAGATAAAGAAAATAAAGGATTAAAAAATTATCAATTAGCAACTAAAGGAATTCTATCTAGTATGTTAAAACGAAAAGAAAAACCAATGATTAATGATGCGATAATTGAAAAAATAAAATCACAATTTATAGAAAATTAAACAATAAAAAACACATATGAAAAATTTTCATATGTGTTTTTTACATTATTCAATCCAAATTCGAACTCTTGCTGTATTTGATTCGATATTAACTAATTCACCATCAACATCATTTTCTAATAAACTAATGATTTCATCAAAATCGATTGTAATATCGTCAGCGTTCAAGCTAATTTGATTTTTAATAGAATTCATTCGTAGCATCGTTTTAGCTAGATTTAATGGAATATTAATTTTCACTTTTGTTTCTTCTTCGTTAATATCATCATCTTTATTATAGACTTCTACTTTAATAAACTTTTTTGTACTTGGTGAATAGTTTTTTACTGCAGTTGTTTCGTTTCCTAAACTAGAAATGAGTTTTTCACCATCTTCAACTGAAATTTTACCACTTTCTACCATATTCAAGATTTTTTTTACTTCATCATTCATAAATGATTCCTCCTTATTTATTAAGTAATTCAGTTGCACTATCAACTGTAATTTCACCTCGCTCAAGTTGAGCTAATACTTCCATGCGATTCACATCATTAACTGTTTTAGATGTTTTATAACCTAAAGCAACAATGACTTCATCTAATAAGCGTCTTACCGTGGGATATGAAATATTTAAGTCTTTTTCAACATCTTTTATACTCCCACGATTTTTGACAAATATTTCTACAAAAGATAATTGTTCTTTTGTTAAATAGTTGAACTTGTTAAGAGTGAAAGCACCATTGATTTCAGTATTACAATTTGTACAATATAATGACTTTACACTTAATTGCCCTTCACATACAGGACATTTACTTAAC from Mycoplasmatota bacterium carries:
- a CDS encoding DUF2089 domain-containing protein, translated to MKKYVLSKCPVCEGQLSVKSLYCTNCNTEINGAFTLNKFNYLTKEQLSFVEIFVKNRGSIKDVEKDLNISYPTVRRLLDEVIVALGYKTSKTVNDVNRMEVLAQLERGEITVDSATELLNK